From the genome of Scytonema hofmannii PCC 7110, one region includes:
- a CDS encoding response regulator, with translation MQGNLKEIDIRSILQLIELGQRTGVLFVEIDGSDNGKKFGVGNALSSDASSAGCPQSWFVFFLNGQIIYATNGSHLSPLGDYLRHYRINVRLEDIQIAPLEPLNIPEYEYIWVLLQQNIINPVQARSIIQNLISETFFDLLSLYDGRFIFELYPTLTPKLSAWEITPLVTKTVVQLQEWKRLYPFIQSPDRFPVLADITQLQSSLPHTTLNKLQLWADGKTSLRQLSRYLNRSILTVAKAMYPYVQQGWVKFVCSVTNNDTVETQNSIHKVEVNCKARVVCIDGEREIAADVEFTLRQQGYEAIALTDPLAALGQVFQLKPNLIICNTAMSPLDGYEICKMLRNSTVFRFVPIVLLVDAPEHHSRIKAKMMGATDCLATPFGNTELLKLVERYMNYSVIGDNDRGTTLVDPIQYEVKNNITESASLNQTSLSN, from the coding sequence ATGCAGGGAAATTTAAAAGAAATTGATATTCGAAGTATTTTGCAATTGATAGAGTTGGGGCAACGAACAGGAGTCTTGTTTGTTGAAATTGACGGCTCTGACAATGGCAAAAAATTTGGTGTGGGTAATGCTCTGAGTTCCGATGCGTCTAGTGCTGGCTGTCCTCAGTCTTGGTTTGTCTTTTTTCTTAACGGTCAAATAATCTATGCCACCAATGGCAGTCATCTGTCACCTTTAGGTGATTACCTGCGGCATTACCGCATCAACGTGCGTCTTGAGGACATACAGATTGCTCCTCTAGAACCGCTTAACATACCAGAGTATGAATACATTTGGGTACTATTACAACAAAATATCATCAACCCCGTACAAGCTCGCAGTATTATTCAAAACTTAATTTCTGAAACTTTTTTCGACCTCCTAAGCTTGTATGACGGTCGTTTTATCTTCGAGTTATATCCGACGCTAACACCAAAGTTAAGTGCTTGGGAAATTACACCTCTGGTGACTAAAACGGTGGTGCAGTTACAAGAGTGGAAGCGGTTATATCCTTTTATTCAGTCTCCAGATCGCTTTCCAGTTCTCGCTGACATCACTCAGTTACAATCTTCTCTACCCCACACGACATTAAATAAGCTACAACTTTGGGCAGATGGCAAAACCTCTTTACGCCAACTCTCTCGTTATCTTAATCGCAGTATTTTAACTGTTGCTAAGGCAATGTACCCTTACGTACAACAGGGGTGGGTGAAATTTGTATGTTCTGTTACTAATAATGACACTGTTGAAACACAAAATTCAATTCACAAAGTGGAGGTCAACTGTAAAGCACGTGTAGTATGTATTGACGGGGAAAGGGAAATTGCGGCAGATGTAGAGTTTACTTTAAGACAACAGGGGTATGAAGCGATCGCGCTGACAGATCCTTTGGCTGCCCTCGGTCAAGTCTTTCAACTCAAACCCAATTTAATTATATGTAACACTGCCATGTCACCCTTGGACGGGTACGAGATTTGTAAAATGCTCAGAAACTCTACTGTATTTCGTTTTGTACCAATTGTTCTGCTTGTGGATGCCCCAGAGCATCACTCACGTATCAAAGCCAAAATGATGGGGGCGACAGATTGTTTAGCAACGCCTTTTGGGAATACTGAGTTATTAAAGCTTGTAGAAAGATATATGAACTACAGTGTTATTGGAGATAACGATCGAGGTACAACTCTTGTTGATCCGATTCAATATGAGGTAAAAAATAATATCACAGAATCAGCAAGCCTTAATCAAACCTCATTATCTAACTAA
- a CDS encoding response regulator transcription factor, with protein sequence MSTVLIVEDSVAQREMITDLLKASGLKVTHASDGVEALEAIQSACPDLVVLDIVMPRMNGYEVCRRLKSDPKTQNVPVVMCSSKGEEFDRYWGMKQGADAYIAKPFQPTELVGTVKQLLRG encoded by the coding sequence ATGAGTACAGTTCTGATTGTGGAAGACAGTGTCGCACAAAGGGAGATGATTACAGACCTCCTGAAAGCGAGTGGCTTAAAAGTCACCCACGCCAGTGATGGAGTTGAAGCACTAGAAGCTATTCAAAGTGCTTGCCCCGATCTGGTGGTATTAGATATAGTTATGCCTCGGATGAATGGCTACGAAGTTTGTCGTCGCCTGAAGTCCGATCCAAAAACCCAAAACGTCCCAGTTGTTATGTGTTCTTCTAAAGGAGAAGAATTCGATCGCTACTGGGGGATGAAGCAAGGAGCTGATGCTTACATAGCTAAGCCCTTTCAGCCAACTGAGTTGGTGGGAACAGTCAAACAACTTTTGCGAGGATGA
- a CDS encoding chemotaxis protein CheW, with protein sequence MVSKPDFLGGSGQDHFRPELQVESPEGELYLRFYIPSHQEFALLATGIREVIELSPDRITPIPNASPLLLGTLNLRGRVIWVADLGQFLGEVAALNTDRAEIPVIAIEEQDTIVGLAVEEIGGMDWLDVQHLMAPSGVPDTMIPFLRGEWMLDAQKNQCLRLLDQTAILRSARWAG encoded by the coding sequence ATGGTTAGCAAACCGGACTTTTTAGGAGGTAGTGGACAAGACCACTTCCGCCCTGAATTACAAGTTGAAAGTCCTGAAGGAGAACTGTATTTAAGATTTTACATTCCCTCGCATCAGGAGTTTGCACTACTAGCCACGGGAATTAGAGAAGTCATTGAACTGAGTCCTGACAGAATTACTCCAATTCCTAATGCTTCTCCATTGCTTTTGGGTACTCTAAATTTACGAGGTCGAGTCATTTGGGTGGCTGATTTGGGTCAATTCCTGGGAGAAGTAGCGGCATTGAATACAGATCGAGCTGAAATTCCGGTAATTGCTATTGAAGAGCAAGACACAATCGTCGGCTTGGCAGTAGAGGAAATTGGCGGAATGGACTGGCTTGATGTTCAGCATTTAATGGCACCATCTGGTGTCCCAGACACGATGATTCCCTTTTTACGGGGAGAGTGGATGTTAGATGCTCAAAAAAATCAGTGTCTGAGACTGCTCGATCAGACGGCAATTTTGCGAAGCGCCCGGTGGGCAGGATGA
- a CDS encoding response regulator — translation MLPEQQQRILGYFIEEAKDHLNTIEQGLLNLQSTLGDPEMVNEVFRAAHSIKGGAAMLGLSSIQHTAHRLEDCFKILKEHPIKVDQKLESLFLAVLDTLKALLENLQGPFGLTEETVNNLMSETEPVFKWLHEHLELLVAQGTKEGSSIAATSSSPQPTFTERERRQQVQTEVLQVLRDMLQMFKQPATPETRQNLKECCHKLAQLGEASNWSNWCSLCVSCGSAIANPENTYLTLAKIVITDIKQALELVLTGREAEIAVSQQLQALICIETEIKLLELPLDLMDELATTSVKPSEVPKPNITLGAFDDSTNADEGVAQIIEDESEIEGVELQDRITSLSDLTYQFQNQFDIPIIQSSTDSHGPEVGIAELNTLADLFEGESSDLDDTWDKEEVVEISNSSQPGLEIGTNSIEDTDSEFEDLFFQEEINIQQETAKTVKEESSFGDLFGGLIEEENSELQNQAKASLNLDFNVDAKQTPNDVTILPSENIEKIPDEISNLLELRIDDNQPLTLAEISTTDTESVVNLELAPTQEPSFDDLFIENTNLSPLKEITPKASREGSETTQEKNENLAPSEIFDGLEEEVDIADNLLEKLPEIEETNLFWDDEFEENKEEIDSFVEEDIAQQLEEMLFQAAADEDMFEDEPSLELESERLGLEDLDVHFQTQEQDFDFMFPSQTDDNLFEELTQTASPAPPPEALEFTPEFTHSPQEKIRVNSAESDIDLAEEEESATSSFILEDSPAIYLTDVTVSNTDNPFDLSQEFTEKNRVSVNTFDEISFTELSESVELDSLINIQSETLVQENFADFDFTDSLDSDNALLVDSSQSILREESDVIEELEISDRLSNIDAFSEEAPQDVEEKNSVNAIQIKELESNFEEPDRFFKISSDSAELEEEVFLDIQDSDFSDLSALFENPEPISNAASFPIIKDALEQPATEKAEIPEIQGANFSDLFANLELEEATFVPQTSLPDNPVEQETQILDTQAANLSELLAELDLDDTSFIMGSTSSYETESNAPQQEVAQPIDPSFDDEFADLDKLLEEELASSFSSPQKPEVELVPPKKVSEVTSKPVTPAAKGDIDIQFQELEEMVKGDFPPRPSVARAPRFEQLMKVPVKHLDDMSNLVGELVVNRNTLEQDHERTRQSLDNLLHQVQQLSDVGARMQELYERSLLEASLLASRKHHSSGFLPQQTDRGFTELEMDRFTPFHSLSQEMIELIVRVREAASDIDFVTEETERVARQFRQVTNQLQEGITRARMEPFSEVNIALERGVRENAIKSGKQAQLKIEGKDTLIDKMILGHLQSPLNHLLNNAIAHGIELPQVRQANGKPPMGTITVRAFHQGNQTVISVSDDGAGINTEGVKAKAIQKGLITPEQAKTLSRLDVYDLLFLQGFSTAENIDDLKGRGVGMDVVRTRISEIRGTITIDSTIGKGTTFTIRLPLTLSICKALCCVSDKARIAFPMDGVEDTLDMPAKNVQQGNDGQKYIMWRDTMLPFRPLKEILTFNRLLSRGNVYGGNRDDDTISVVVVRSASTLVALQVDLVLNEQEIVIKQFEGPAPKPIGVAGATVLGDGRIMPIADVLEIIDIFQGRTSKQRGVSFREQKTPTLTIDASAVKIDPTVLIVDDSITVRELLSLTFNKAGYRVEQARDGQEAWDKLRSGLPCDIVFCDIEMPRCDGLELLSRIQKDPSLNNLPIAMLTSRGADKHRQMAIQLGASGYFTKPYLEEALLEAASRMLKGENLVANQ, via the coding sequence ATGCTGCCAGAACAACAACAGCGCATTTTGGGTTACTTCATAGAAGAAGCCAAAGATCATTTGAATACGATCGAGCAGGGCTTGCTGAATCTTCAGAGTACCCTTGGCGATCCGGAAATGGTTAACGAAGTTTTCCGGGCGGCTCACTCTATTAAGGGTGGGGCGGCAATGCTTGGTCTGAGTAGCATTCAGCACACCGCTCACCGTTTAGAAGACTGTTTCAAAATTTTAAAAGAGCATCCCATCAAGGTTGACCAAAAGTTAGAATCCTTATTTCTTGCTGTGTTGGATACTTTGAAAGCCCTATTGGAGAATTTACAGGGACCTTTCGGTCTGACTGAAGAAACAGTCAATAACTTGATGTCGGAAACCGAACCCGTTTTTAAGTGGTTGCACGAACATTTAGAATTACTTGTAGCACAGGGAACTAAAGAAGGGTCAAGTATAGCAGCAACCTCATCTTCACCACAGCCAACATTCACAGAGAGGGAAAGACGACAACAGGTGCAAACTGAGGTACTCCAAGTTTTACGGGATATGTTGCAAATGTTTAAGCAACCTGCAACACCTGAAACTCGTCAGAACCTTAAGGAATGCTGTCATAAGTTAGCTCAACTCGGTGAAGCATCAAATTGGTCAAATTGGTGCAGTTTGTGCGTCTCTTGCGGAAGTGCGATCGCTAACCCTGAAAATACGTATCTTACCTTAGCTAAAATTGTTATTACAGATATTAAACAAGCTTTAGAATTAGTCCTTACAGGTAGAGAGGCTGAAATTGCAGTGAGTCAGCAACTGCAAGCGCTGATCTGTATTGAAACTGAAATAAAATTATTAGAACTTCCCCTAGATTTGATGGATGAATTGGCTACTACGTCAGTAAAACCATCAGAAGTCCCAAAACCAAACATCACGCTCGGTGCTTTCGATGACAGCACGAATGCAGATGAAGGGGTGGCACAAATTATTGAAGATGAGTCGGAAATTGAAGGGGTTGAACTACAAGATCGGATTACCAGCCTCTCTGATTTAACGTACCAATTTCAAAATCAATTTGACATACCGATTATACAGAGCAGCACAGATTCTCACGGTCCTGAAGTAGGAATCGCAGAGTTAAATACTCTTGCCGATTTATTTGAAGGAGAAAGTTCCGATCTCGATGATACGTGGGATAAGGAAGAAGTTGTAGAAATTTCTAATAGCAGTCAACCAGGACTTGAAATTGGCACAAATAGTATAGAGGATACGGATAGCGAGTTTGAGGACTTGTTCTTCCAAGAAGAAATTAACATTCAACAGGAAACGGCAAAAACTGTCAAAGAAGAATCAAGTTTTGGTGATTTATTTGGCGGTCTTATAGAAGAAGAAAATTCAGAACTACAAAACCAAGCCAAAGCTAGTTTAAACTTGGACTTTAATGTAGATGCTAAACAGACACCGAATGATGTCACAATTCTACCATCAGAAAACATTGAAAAAATCCCAGATGAAATCAGTAATTTATTAGAACTGAGAATTGATGACAATCAACCATTGACCTTAGCAGAAATTTCTACAACGGATACTGAATCTGTAGTAAATCTTGAACTGGCTCCTACTCAAGAGCCTAGCTTTGATGATTTATTCATAGAAAATACAAATTTATCTCCTTTAAAAGAAATTACACCAAAAGCTTCGAGAGAAGGATCGGAAACTACCCAAGAAAAAAATGAAAATTTAGCTCCCAGTGAAATATTTGATGGACTGGAAGAAGAAGTAGATATAGCTGATAATTTATTAGAAAAACTGCCTGAAATAGAAGAGACTAACCTGTTCTGGGATGATGAATTCGAAGAAAATAAAGAAGAGATTGATTCTTTTGTAGAAGAAGATATAGCCCAGCAGTTAGAAGAAATGCTGTTTCAAGCAGCTGCTGATGAAGATATGTTTGAGGATGAGCCGTCTTTAGAGTTGGAATCAGAACGCTTGGGCTTGGAAGATTTAGATGTTCACTTTCAGACACAAGAGCAAGATTTTGATTTCATGTTTCCGTCCCAAACAGATGATAATTTGTTTGAGGAGTTGACACAGACAGCTTCGCCCGCACCACCTCCGGAAGCGCTCGAATTCACTCCTGAATTTACCCATTCTCCACAAGAAAAGATACGGGTAAACTCTGCTGAATCTGATATCGACCTTGCTGAAGAGGAAGAAAGCGCAACTTCATCTTTTATACTAGAAGATTCACCAGCAATTTATTTAACGGATGTCACTGTTAGCAACACAGATAATCCTTTTGATTTGTCACAGGAATTTACGGAAAAAAATCGGGTTTCTGTAAATACTTTTGATGAAATAAGTTTTACAGAACTCTCTGAGTCTGTAGAGTTAGATAGTCTAATAAATATTCAATCAGAAACACTTGTCCAAGAAAATTTTGCTGATTTTGATTTTACCGATTCTCTTGATTCAGATAATGCTTTATTAGTCGATTCAAGCCAAAGTATACTAAGAGAAGAATCTGATGTAATAGAAGAATTAGAAATTAGCGATCGCTTGTCAAATATTGACGCCTTTTCTGAGGAAGCACCACAAGATGTGGAAGAGAAAAATTCTGTAAACGCTATTCAAATAAAAGAATTGGAATCAAATTTTGAAGAACCAGATAGATTTTTCAAAATTTCATCAGATTCTGCTGAATTGGAAGAAGAGGTTTTCTTAGATATTCAAGATTCTGATTTTTCGGACTTGTCTGCTCTATTTGAAAATCCAGAACCCATTAGTAACGCTGCTTCTTTTCCGATAATAAAAGATGCGTTAGAGCAACCAGCAACAGAGAAAGCAGAAATACCAGAAATCCAAGGAGCGAATTTTTCAGATCTATTTGCGAATTTAGAATTAGAGGAAGCAACCTTTGTTCCACAAACCTCTTTACCAGATAATCCAGTCGAGCAAGAAACACAAATTTTAGATACTCAAGCTGCAAATTTATCAGAGTTGCTGGCTGAGCTAGACCTTGATGATACATCTTTCATCATGGGATCTACTTCTTCATACGAAACAGAATCAAATGCTCCACAACAGGAAGTCGCTCAACCAATCGACCCATCATTTGATGATGAGTTTGCCGATCTAGATAAGTTACTGGAAGAGGAATTAGCATCTAGTTTCAGTTCTCCACAGAAACCAGAGGTAGAACTGGTTCCTCCGAAAAAAGTCTCAGAAGTCACGAGCAAGCCAGTAACACCTGCAGCCAAAGGAGATATTGACATTCAGTTTCAGGAATTAGAGGAGATGGTGAAAGGAGATTTTCCTCCCCGCCCCTCTGTTGCTCGCGCCCCTCGCTTTGAGCAACTTATGAAGGTTCCTGTTAAGCATTTGGATGACATGAGTAATCTGGTTGGGGAATTAGTGGTCAATCGCAACACGTTGGAACAAGATCACGAACGCACGCGACAATCTTTGGACAATTTGCTCCATCAAGTGCAGCAATTAAGTGATGTCGGAGCGAGAATGCAGGAATTATATGAGCGTTCTCTTTTGGAAGCCTCTCTGCTCGCTAGCCGCAAACACCATAGTTCTGGTTTCTTACCGCAACAAACAGATAGAGGTTTCACAGAACTGGAAATGGATCGGTTCACCCCCTTCCACTCTTTATCGCAAGAAATGATTGAATTAATTGTACGGGTGCGTGAGGCAGCAAGTGACATTGATTTTGTGACAGAAGAAACCGAGCGAGTTGCACGACAGTTCCGTCAGGTAACTAACCAACTGCAAGAGGGGATTACGCGAGCACGAATGGAGCCTTTCTCCGAGGTGAACATTGCATTAGAGCGAGGAGTCCGCGAAAACGCTATTAAGTCAGGTAAGCAAGCGCAACTCAAAATCGAAGGGAAAGATACTTTAATTGACAAAATGATTTTGGGTCATCTCCAAAGCCCTCTGAATCATTTGCTGAATAATGCGATCGCTCATGGTATCGAACTACCACAAGTGCGCCAAGCCAATGGCAAACCACCTATGGGAACTATTACCGTTCGCGCTTTCCACCAAGGAAACCAAACTGTTATTTCTGTTAGCGATGACGGTGCGGGAATTAATACAGAAGGAGTTAAGGCAAAGGCGATTCAGAAAGGTTTGATTACCCCAGAACAAGCGAAAACTTTATCTCGCCTTGATGTTTACGATTTACTCTTCCTACAAGGTTTCAGCACTGCCGAAAATATTGACGATCTCAAAGGACGCGGTGTTGGTATGGATGTCGTCCGTACCAGAATCAGTGAAATCCGGGGGACTATTACTATTGATTCTACCATAGGCAAAGGAACTACCTTTACCATTCGTCTGCCTTTAACCCTCAGTATTTGTAAGGCTTTGTGCTGTGTTTCTGACAAAGCGCGGATTGCTTTTCCAATGGATGGAGTGGAAGATACCCTCGATATGCCTGCAAAAAATGTTCAGCAGGGTAATGATGGGCAAAAGTACATCATGTGGCGCGATACAATGCTGCCATTTCGACCTCTTAAGGAGATTTTAACCTTCAATCGTCTGCTCAGTCGCGGTAATGTTTACGGTGGGAATCGCGATGATGATACGATTTCTGTTGTTGTTGTGCGATCGGCAAGTACACTTGTTGCCCTACAAGTTGACCTAGTCCTTAACGAGCAAGAAATAGTCATCAAGCAATTTGAGGGACCTGCACCCAAGCCCATTGGTGTTGCTGGTGCTACTGTATTGGGAGACGGTCGCATTATGCCAATTGCTGACGTTTTGGAAATCATTGATATCTTCCAAGGAAGAACTTCCAAACAACGTGGAGTCAGCTTCAGAGAACAGAAAACACCGACACTCACCATAGACGCCTCTGCTGTTAAGATCGACCCAACAGTACTGATTGTTGATGACTCCATTACAGTGAGGGAGTTGCTATCATTGACATTTAATAAGGCAGGTTATCGAGTAGAACAAGCACGTGACGGTCAAGAAGCGTGGGATAAACTGCGATCGGGTTTACCGTGCGACATCGTATTCTGCGATATTGAAATGCCCCGTTGCGACGGTTTGGAGTTACTTTCTCGCATTCAAAAAGACCCCAGCCTCAATAACTTGCCAATAGCCATGCTGACTTCACGAGGTGCAGATAAGCACAGACAGATGGCAATACAATTGGGTGCTAGCGGTTACTTCACCAAACCATATCTTGAAGAAGCTTTGCTTGAAGCAGCTTCGCGGATGTTAAAAGGTGAAAATTTGGTGGCTAACCAGTGA
- a CDS encoding HAMP domain-containing methyl-accepting chemotaxis protein, with protein MATGIEDYEQIYQQAYLAYVDTNYEQAATLIDQVVQHLPDDPNIRLLRGHIYYVLQQYDVAKTEYQYVLKLTGDPNITSYAQSGLEAIEQYQQAFDEQDDVPEKDEKQSSFSSQSKIHVFEEELEDSEELEEIKDFDSNSFDLKSFDLDRAEVADEMEELPVSSPFDIPLDGSARSSSSSSSQDSVGSNPFAVNPSFSEQKNANSKEEELELPPFLQDDLSDFKFENVEDNTPQPFSTISVEKEPDNQQDASNSPFAQLELPSLGGLGNQDFFSNNNSEEENDKDINMRINIADDETLLTDDIELTNNSAVSYSSQEKFSHSQNNTLENVAPSFSSESDRGVRSQSDSTSQDRVSTSNSKSIPLPQIDSASSNNSFTYNHLGKEEKPQNSNPKTQKNIFDEDDSFDFEAFESAFGSEEEESSSRPVDGKTNKSSNIEFLDDFDDFDDLGSIPGFDITDNDVPLRSASIENNGRSRNPILDTTSHDRNITSDRDSELFSITGSQEGVPVFTQGDVSKVEAHVSVEQGVLAPLENAPLQTKQWITAGTVGCVSALVVAAVSFTAANFTPKTQREAVRNTGWAMSLAAGLAGFASASFMGNIAFKQIRRTTKDLQIQFDAVSKGNLNVQATVYSEDELGQLAASFNEMARVIFTTTHEATRKAQEQEEAKENLQRQVIRLLDDVEGAARGDLTVQAEVTADVLGAVADAFNLTIQNLRDIVQQVKVAAREVTRGATNSETFARALSSDALRQAEELAVTLNSVQVMTDSIHRVAEAAREAEAVARDASQIALKGGDAVENTVAGILEIRETVAETTRKVKRLAESSQEISKIVALISQIASRTNLLALNASIEAARAGEAGRGFAIVADEVRQLADRSAKSLKEIEEIVRQIQSETGSVMTAMEEGTQQVIKGTQLAEEAKRSLENIIQVAKRIDSLVRGITADTVEQTETSRAVAQVMQSVELTAQETSQEAQRVSGALQHLVGVSRDLIASVERFRVETSENTR; from the coding sequence ATGGCAACCGGTATAGAAGATTACGAGCAGATATATCAACAGGCTTATCTGGCCTACGTAGATACTAACTACGAACAAGCCGCCACTCTTATCGACCAGGTGGTACAACATTTACCAGATGACCCTAACATTCGTTTATTACGAGGTCACATCTATTATGTTTTGCAGCAGTATGATGTTGCAAAAACCGAATATCAGTATGTGCTGAAGTTAACAGGCGATCCAAACATTACGAGTTACGCTCAAAGTGGATTAGAGGCTATTGAACAATATCAACAAGCTTTTGACGAACAAGACGATGTCCCAGAAAAAGATGAAAAGCAAAGCAGTTTTTCATCACAGTCAAAAATTCATGTTTTTGAGGAAGAATTAGAAGATTCAGAAGAATTAGAAGAAATAAAAGATTTTGATAGCAACAGCTTTGATTTGAAATCATTTGATCTCGATCGCGCAGAAGTTGCAGACGAAATGGAAGAACTACCTGTCAGCAGTCCATTTGATATACCGCTAGATGGCAGTGCTAGATCTAGTTCGTCTTCTAGTTCTCAAGATAGTGTCGGAAGTAATCCTTTCGCTGTCAATCCAAGCTTTTCGGAGCAGAAAAATGCCAACAGTAAAGAGGAAGAGTTAGAGCTACCTCCTTTCTTACAGGATGATCTCTCAGACTTTAAGTTTGAAAATGTAGAAGATAATACTCCACAGCCATTTAGTACAATTTCTGTTGAAAAAGAACCCGACAACCAACAAGATGCAAGCAACTCTCCATTTGCACAACTAGAGTTGCCTTCCCTTGGAGGATTGGGGAATCAAGATTTCTTCAGTAACAATAACTCTGAAGAAGAAAATGATAAAGATATAAACATGAGAATAAATATTGCTGATGATGAAACTTTACTGACAGATGATATAGAACTAACTAATAATTCAGCAGTTAGCTACAGCAGTCAGGAAAAATTTTCTCATTCACAAAATAATACATTAGAAAATGTTGCGCCCTCCTTCTCAAGTGAAAGCGATCGCGGCGTGCGTTCCCAATCTGATTCCACTTCCCAAGACAGAGTTTCTACGAGCAATTCTAAATCCATTCCTCTGCCTCAAATCGATTCAGCTTCATCTAACAATAGTTTTACCTACAATCATCTTGGGAAAGAAGAAAAACCGCAGAACTCAAACCCCAAAACGCAGAAAAATATTTTTGATGAAGACGATAGTTTTGACTTTGAAGCGTTTGAATCTGCCTTTGGTTCTGAGGAAGAAGAAAGCAGCAGTCGTCCTGTAGATGGAAAGACGAACAAAAGCAGCAATATAGAGTTTCTTGATGACTTTGATGACTTTGACGATTTAGGAAGTATTCCTGGGTTTGACATTACTGATAATGACGTGCCATTGCGTTCTGCCTCCATAGAAAATAACGGTAGATCGCGCAATCCGATCTTAGATACAACTAGTCATGACAGAAACATAACATCCGATCGCGATTCAGAATTGTTTAGCATTACAGGTTCCCAAGAAGGAGTACCTGTTTTTACCCAAGGGGATGTCTCGAAGGTAGAAGCCCATGTTTCAGTAGAGCAAGGTGTCCTTGCACCATTAGAAAATGCCCCTCTACAAACCAAACAGTGGATTACCGCAGGAACTGTAGGCTGTGTCTCAGCACTAGTTGTTGCAGCTGTCAGCTTTACTGCTGCTAACTTTACGCCAAAAACACAACGGGAAGCAGTACGAAACACGGGTTGGGCAATGTCATTAGCCGCAGGGCTGGCTGGCTTTGCAAGTGCAAGTTTTATGGGAAATATTGCTTTCAAGCAAATTCGTCGCACAACTAAAGATTTGCAAATACAATTTGATGCTGTTAGCAAAGGCAACTTGAATGTTCAAGCCACTGTATATTCCGAGGATGAATTAGGGCAGTTAGCCGCCAGCTTTAACGAGATGGCTCGTGTCATTTTTACAACAACTCACGAAGCTACACGTAAAGCACAAGAACAGGAAGAAGCAAAAGAGAACTTGCAGCGCCAAGTGATTCGCTTGCTTGATGACGTGGAAGGTGCTGCTAGAGGTGATTTGACAGTACAAGCTGAAGTTACAGCCGATGTACTGGGAGCAGTTGCTGATGCTTTCAACCTCACAATTCAAAACCTGCGGGATATCGTGCAACAGGTGAAAGTTGCTGCCAGGGAAGTGACTAGAGGTGCTACCAATTCTGAAACTTTTGCTAGAGCGTTATCTAGTGATGCTTTGCGACAAGCAGAAGAACTCGCAGTCACCTTGAATTCCGTTCAGGTGATGACAGATTCCATCCATAGGGTAGCAGAAGCGGCACGAGAAGCAGAAGCCGTTGCCCGTGATGCCAGCCAAATTGCTCTTAAAGGTGGCGATGCGGTGGAAAATACGGTGGCAGGTATTCTAGAAATTCGAGAAACTGTAGCAGAAACCACTCGCAAAGTCAAGCGGTTGGCAGAATCCTCTCAAGAAATCTCTAAGATTGTGGCGTTAATTTCTCAGATTGCTTCGCGAACCAACTTGCTCGCCCTCAATGCTAGTATTGAAGCAGCACGCGCTGGAGAAGCAGGACGGGGCTTTGCCATTGTGGCGGATGAAGTGCGACAGCTTGCAGATAGATCGGCAAAGTCTTTGAAAGAAATTGAAGAAATTGTGCGGCAAATCCAGAGCGAAACAGGCTCTGTCATGACTGCAATGGAAGAAGGTACGCAACAAGTTATCAAAGGGACTCAGTTGGCAGAAGAAGCCAAGCGATCGCTTGAAAACATTATTCAAGTAGCGAAGCGCATTGATAGTCTGGTACGGGGGATCACTGCTGATACAGTTGAGCAAACAGAAACTTCCCGTGCTGTCGCTCAAGTTATGCAATCAGTGGAACTGACTGCACAAGAAACTTCTCAAGAAGCACAAAGAGTTTCCGGCGCTTTACAACACTTGGTGGGTGTGTCTCGTGACTTGATAGCTTCGGTTGAACGCTTCCGCGTTGAAACCAGTGAAAATACTAGATAG